The following coding sequences lie in one Arachis hypogaea cultivar Tifrunner chromosome 9, arahy.Tifrunner.gnm2.J5K5, whole genome shotgun sequence genomic window:
- the LOC112710340 gene encoding LOW QUALITY PROTEIN: uncharacterized protein (The sequence of the model RefSeq protein was modified relative to this genomic sequence to represent the inferred CDS: substituted 2 bases at 2 genomic stop codons), translating to MLLDKNVIHETHYEVLNVKEDSSYEEIRASYCSAILSLHADKLLKSSDASGSNQTSGDRFLKVQKAWKFLGDSSSCLFYDNELXSSRRDVXAVDVAEDLSLEDMMGEDDGEALELFYQCRCGDYFSIDSLELHKMGYSLLRDESRISILNNDSLLGLLILPCGSCSLKALGNQYGWTLKLFTYFFVMVTMIENLKLLTFFI from the coding sequence ATGCTTCTAGACAAGAATGTCATTCATGAAACGCATTATGAGGTTCTCAACGTCAAGGAAGATTCAAGTTATGAAGAAATCCGTGCTAGTTACTGCTCTGCCATACTCAGTTTACATGCTGATAAGCTGTTGAAATCTTCTGATGCATCCGGCAGCAATCAAACTAGTGGAGATAGATTTCTCAAAGTACAAAAGGCGTGGAAATTTCTTGGCGATTCAAGCTCTTGTTTATTTTATGATAATGAGCTTTGAAGTTCAAGGCGTGATGTCTAGGCTGTTGATGTTGCAGAAGATTTAAGCTTAGAGGATATGATGGGTGAAGATGACGGAGAAGCATTGGAACTGTTTTATCAGTGCAGATGTGGAGATTATTTCTCTATAGACTCATTGGAATTGCATAAAATGGGGTATTCCTTGTTGAGGGATGAAAGTAGAATATCTATATTGAACAATGATTCTTTGCTAGGATTACTTATTCTTCCCTGCGGATCATGTTCTCTAAAAGCTCTTGGTAATCAATATGGATGGACATTGAAATTGTTTACATATTTTTTTGTGATGGTGACAATGATTGAGAATTTGAAGttattaacattttttatatGA